Below is a window of Streptomyces genisteinicus DNA.
TGCGCCCGGACCTGCCGGCGGCCGCCTGAGCGGCGCCCCGCCGGGAGGGCCGGTCCGTCGGAGACGGACCGGCCCTCCCCGGGGGCGGCGAGTGTCCCGGCGCGAGCACCCGGCACGGGGTGCGGACGCGCCGGAATCCGGTCGGCGCACCGCCGGGGGCCGGTACCCCGCCCGTCACGCCTCCGTGCTCATGAGGTGATCCGTGCTCATCGGGGAGGCCGACGCATCCTTGTCACCGAGGCCTGCCCGAGCGGTGTCTCGCGGTGCTCCCCGCTCAGCAGCCCTCCTCACCGACGCCGTGCCCGCCCGGGTCCTGGGCGATCAGCGAGTAGCCCTGGTCGATGTTGTCCCGGTCGACAGCGCGCAGGTTCTTGTAGCGAAGCCTGCCGAGCGCCGCCAGTTCGTCCTCGCCGAGCCGCGGCTTGAGTCCCGGGAGCGGGCACAGGTTCGCCGCGATTCGGAACGTTCCGGGTTCTCCGTCCAGGCCGGGGACCAATTGACGGTACGACTCACCGTCGACCCGGTATTCGACGGCCACCTGGAACGTGTACGCGGATGCGACGGTGCTGAAATCGGCCGCGACCGCCTCACCCGCCTCGTCACCGCCCTCGACGACGATGCGCGACGACTGGAAGAAGGGGGCGCCTTCGGGCCCTTCACCGATCGCCGGATGCCGGGCGATCGGAGATTCCGAGTCCATGTCGAACGACATCTGGCGGACGTCGTCCCCGCCTTGGGACGGAAGGAGGAAAGCCGCGCCCACGGGAATCTCGTCCCGCTCGATGTTCACCGGCCGGATGCGCACCACGTCCACCGTGTTTCCCTTGGCGGATGTCAGGGAGATGTTGAACTTCATCCCACTGAGAAAATAGCCACGCGCTTCGATGAGCTTCGTCAGTGCGGGGTCGGCGGGGGCGGCCGCGATCCTCGGGCGCGCCAGCAGCTCCTTGAGCGCGCCCAGGTCCTTCTCCTGAAAAGCGGCGGTGTACGTGTCGAAGAAATCCGAGGGGAACCCCGGGAACCCGTAGGTGACTTCCAGGTCGTCGCCCGTCGGCAGTTGTGTGGAGGATGACTTGCCGGCAGGCGGCTCGGGCTCCTTCTGCGCTCTCCCCGCCGAGGTGTGCGAGGACCGGGCTGCCGGGTTCGTGCCGTGTCCGTCCTCTCCGCCGTCGCCTCGTGCCATCACCTGCCAGGAGAGGAGAGCAGCGACAGCGAGCGACACCGAAGCGCCCGCCAGGAGGGCGCGCCTCCTGGCGGGGCGGAGTCCGGAGGCGGTGTCCCCGGGCCCGCCGGGCTCCGGCGGGACGACGGCCGGCGCCTCCACCCGGCCCCCTGCCGGCGCCGCTTCGGGCTCCTCGCATGACGACGGTGGAGTGGGGCGGGGATCACCGCCTTCGTCCGGCCATGCGACGAGGAAATCGGCAAACCCGTCGAAGGCCAGGTCCCGCCGCGTCTCGAACCTCTGCGCCGAAGCCTCGGCGTCCATCTTCCGCTGCGCTTTCGCGACCAGAGAAGCCGCGTGGCGGGCGTTCATGTAGCGGTCACCGTCGAAGAGCAGACTCTCGACAAGATCGGACTGCCGTTCATTCCCCGCGTCCGCATACGCGTGCAGTCCGTCTTCGAGAAGGCGACGGAGCTGCGCGATGCGTCCGTGCAGACGGAGGCCGAGTCGCCCGCAGTGCGCTTGTGCGAGTTCTTCGAGGAACGGCACCTCTACGGGCTTCTGCGGCCGGCCCTTCTTGTCCAGGTCGTCAATGCCTCGAAGACGAACGCGCTTGAGTTCCGTGCTGACGCTCTTGATCTTCGCCCGGCGACGCCCGGCCGCCCCCTCGTCCCCTGACATGGCATCAGTGTGGCATGTCCGCAGGCTTGTTGTTCGTGCAGTTCACAGCCTTGCCCGGTGATCTTAGCCCTCTCCTGCCCCTTCCTTCGCCCTCTCTTCGGTGATGCGTCGGCGCTCCGGCCGAGGAGGCTGATGCGGACAAGGGGCGGAGTCACCGGCCGCCTCACCGGGACATCCGACCCGAAAGGACACACCACACCCATGACGCATCGACACACTGCCGTTCCGGTGCCGCTGGAATGGCTGAAGTCGAAGACCATCACGGCCCTGGTCGATTCGTACCAGGCGGCATTCGCCACCGTCTACGACGAGGAGTGCGGGCGCACGGAACAGGCCAGAACCCGGCTGCTGGCCGAACTCGCGGCCTGCGACCCGTTCATCCGTTCCACGGAGCATCAGGAATACCGCCCCGTTTGACGAGTGGACCGCACACGGGCGAATTCCACGCTCGTGTTCGTTTCGCCATTCGCGGCATCCGGGATTCTCGTCGCGAGGAGTGCACGGTGCCGCCGGCGCCCGTCCCCGGCCGGGGACGGGCGCCGGCCGGAAACCACGAGAGGCCGCCCTGACGGGCGGCCTCTGGAAGGTACCGGGGTCCAACAGTCCTGCTGTGGTGGGCGATACTGGGTTCGAACCAGTGACCTCTTCGGTGTGAACGAAGCGCTCTCCCACTGAGCTAATCGCCCGGGAACGGACTGAACCATACAGGCCGTCGCACCCTTCGTTCAAACCGCTTCCAGGTACGCGGCCAGCCCTCTGCGTCCGCCGCGCATCATCAGCGCGTGGTTGGCGCGGAAGAGCGGGCGGCACGGCAGGGCGAGGCGCCTCATCAGGGGCCTGCGCACCTCCACCTCCTGCTCGTACAGCACGCGGGTTCCGCCGCCGTGCGGGGTGAGGCTCCACCGCGACCACCCGGCGAGGTCCCCTTCCATCGCGATCTCCAGCACCCGGGCGACCGGGTCGCGCCGCCGGGCGCGGACGGTGACCCGCAGCTCGTAGGGGAGGAAGGAACGGAACCGCGCGGTGCCCGACTCGGCCGACACCGGGATGACGTCGCGGACCTGGGGCCACCAGCGCGGGTACTCCTCGGCGCACTCCAGGACCCGGAAGACCGCCTCGGGGGCGGCGGGCAGCTCCCAGACGCTGCGGAAGCGGTAGCGGCACCAGTCCATGTGCCCAGTCTGCTCCTGTGCGCGGCGCGCCCCGGATGTACTCAGCGCGGAGGTGAGTACCCGCGCCCATGCCCGCGGGCTGTGGCCGGCGCCACACTGCGGCCATGACCTACCTGCCACCACCCGCCGAGGAACTGGCGGTCCTCGACGAAGAGCTGCGCCGGCTGGACGCCCGCCGCGCCCAGTTGCTGGCCCGGCGTTCCTGGCTGCTGGCCGCGCTGCGGGGCGCCGGCGCCGTGCCCACGGCCACGTGGGCCGGCGTCCGGGCCCCGGGGACCGGGACGGCTCCGCCGATGCCCGCGGGCGCCCCGCCGGCCGGTGCCCGGCAGGCGCCGCCGGCGCCTGCCGCCGAGACCTCGGGGCCCGGTGTGCAGAACCTGCTGCTGGTCCTCGGCGGGCTGCTGCTGGCAGTGGCCGCCATCGCGTTCACCCTGGTGAGCTGGGGGCAGATGGGCATCGGCGGCCGCTCGGCCGTCCTCGGCGCCGTCACCGCCGCCGCCCTCGCGGCGCCGGCGCCGCTGCTCCGCCGCGGCCTGCGGTCGACGGCGGAGGCGGTGGGCGTGCTGGCCCTGGTGCTGACCGTGCTCGACGCGTACGCCCTGCACCGGGTCGCGTTCCCCGGCGCGGACGGCGTCCTGTACGCGGCGGTGGCGTCGACACTGCTCGCCGCCCTCTGGTCGGCTCACGGCCTGCTGCTGCCCCGGCTGTCCACACCGCTGCCGGCCGCGGTGCTCACCGCCCAGCTCGCGCTGCCCCTGTGGGCCGTGTCCGACGCGCCGGGCACCCCGGACCTGGCGTGGGCGCTGCTCGCGACGGCCGCCCTGGACGTGGTGGCGGCCCTGCGTGCCCGGCCGGCCGCGGTGCGCGGCATCGCGGGAGTCGCCGCGGCGGTCACCGGGGGCGGAGCGCTGCTGACGGGTCTCCAGCGGTCCGTGGCCGCGGACACGCCGGCCGAGGCCGTGCTCCCCGGTGTGCTGCTGCTCGCAGGCGCGGCGCTGGCCCTGTGGTGGGCCCGGCGCGCGCCCGCCGTGGCGGTGGCCGCCTCGCTGGTGGCCGGCGTGTCCGCGGTGGCGGCGGCGGGCGGCGCGGTGCGCGCCGCGGTGCCGCAGGGCTGGGGAGTACTCGGCTACCTGCTGTGCGGGACGGTCCTGCTGGTCGTACTGCGCACCGGGCTGCCCGCGGGGATGCGCCGGGGCCTGGCCGTGGCGGCCGTGACGGCCCAGACGCTCGCGGCGCTCTCCGCGGCGCCGCTGGTGATGCTCTCCCTGGTGGGCCCGGCGGCCCTGCTGACCGAGGTGTGGGCGGGTGCCCCGTCCGGAGCGCGTGACGCGTTGCCGCCGGGGTGGCCGCTGTCGTCGCTGTGGGCCACGCCGGTGGTCCTCGCGGTGCTCGCCGGGACCGCGGCGCTGGCGGCGCTCCGGCCCCGGACGCTGCCGCTGCCCGCACCCTCGCCGGAGGCGGCGGCCGGGCTCCGCCGTGCGGCGCTCTGCCTCGCCGCGGGGCTCGGCTGGGCGGCGCTGCTGGTGGTGCCCGCCGTCGTCGACGCCCCGTACACGCTCGCGCTCGGCTGGCAGCTGGCCGGGGCGCTCGGCCTGCTGGCGTGGGCGGCACAGCGGCCGGCTCCGGCCTCGCCGGTGCCGGCGGTGGCCCTGGCGTACAGCCTGACCGCGGCGGCGAGCACGGCGCTGCTGTCGCTGGCCACGCGCCCTGCGACGTTCACGGTCCTCGGCGTCCTGACCGCGGCTCTCGCGGCGGTCGCCCTGCGGGCGGCGGGGACGGTGCTGCAGGCCGTCGCGGCGGGTGCCGCGACGGTGGCGGCGACGGGGCTGGCCGGAGCGGCCGCGGCGGCTTCCGGACTCCCGGCGCACCGGGCGGCGCTGATCCTGCTGGTGGTCCCGGCGGCCGCGGCGGCCGTCGGGGCCCGTCTGGGGCGCCGGCCGGTGGCCGTGGTGGTGGAGGCCGCGGCGGTGCCCGCCGCGCTGCTCGCGGTGCTGCTCGCGGCGGGGCGGCCCGGCCCGCTCTCCCTGGTGCTCGGGCTGTGCGGTGTGATCGCCGCGGCGACGGCCCTGCGTCCGGAGCGGCGTCCCGCCGCCGGCCATGTCGCCGCCGTGCTGCTGGTGCTCGCCTCGTGGACGCGGCTGCTGGGATGGGACGTGACGTCGCCCGAGGCGTACACGCTGCCGGTGTCCGTGCCGGCGCTGGCCGTCGGGGCGCTGCTGCGCGGCCGGGACCCGGGGGCGTCGTCCTGGACGGCGTACGGACCCGGCCTGACGATCACGCTGCTGCCGAGCCTGCTGTGGACGTGGGGCGACAGCCACTGGCTCCGCCCGCTCCTGCTGGGGCTTGCGGCGCTGGCGGTGACGCTGGCGGGCGCGAAGTGGCGGCTCCAGGCCCCGCTGGTGCTCGGCGGCGCGGTCCTCGCGATGGTGTCCCTCCACGAGCTGGCGCCGTACGTGGCCCAGGTCGTCGGCGCACTCCCCCGCTGGGCCCCGCCCGCGGTGGCCGGTGTGCTGCTGCTGGCGACGGGTGCGACCTACGAGCAGCGGCTGCGCGACGCCCGCCGGCTGCGGCAGGGCCTGGGCCGGATGCGCTGAGAACGCCGAAGGCCCCGAGGACGGTCGTCCTCGGGGCCTTCGGTCCGGGTGGGCGATACTGGGTTCGAACCAGTGACCTCTTCGGTGTGAACGAAGCGCTCTCCCACTGAGCTAATCGCCCGGGCGCAGGGCAAACATTACCCCATGTCAGGGGCTGCCCCGGACCAGCCGGTCACTCGTCGATGCTCCACGGCATGACCAGCCCGAACTTCCACAGGTAGACCCCGCACAGCACGGCGACGATCACCAGGCCGACGGTGGTCAGGACGATGTTCCGCCGGCGGACCTTGGGGTCGAGCGCCCGCTGGGCCGCCTCGGTGACCTTGCGCTTGGTCCAGCGCAGCACCAGTTGGGCCCAGACGAACTCGGTCGCCCAGATCGCCATGCCGCCGAAGATCACGACCCAGCCCGGCCCCGGCAGCACGAGCATCGCGACGCCCGCGCCCACGACCGCGAGCCCGACGACGAAGACGCCGACCTGCCAGCTGATGTGCAGCGTCCTCGACCGCTTGATGAAGTGCGGCGCCCGGGATCCCAGCAGCCGCTCCCCCTCGCCGTCGTCCGGCGCGGGCCCCACCGCCGGTCCCGTCACGTCCCCCGTCGCGGGGCCGGACACCGTCGCGGCGACGGTCTCCGCCCGCTCGTCACTCTCCGCATGCATAACGCCCAACCTACCCGATACCGAGTTCTTCGGAGATCCGACGGAGTCGTCACCGGAATGGCCGTATTACGCAAAGTAATACGCCGCCGTACGAGGGACCTGAAGGATCACAAAACGGTCAGAGGGGTTTACAACGGCACCGTAGGTGGCATGTCGATTTCGCCGACGTGCGAATCCCCGAGCGCACACTGAGCGAAAGGCCCTGGCGCTTATGAACACCACGGTCAGCTGCGAGCTGCACCTGCGCCTCGTTGTTTCGAGCGAGTCGTCACTGCCTGTACCCGCGGGCCTGCGGTACGACACGGCCGATCCCTATGCCGTGCACGCCACCTTCCACACCGGAGCCGAGGAGACGGTCGAATGGGTCTTCGCCCGCGACCTGCTCGCCGAGGGGCTCCATCGCCCCACCGGCACCGGCGACGTCCGTGTCTGGCCGTCCCGCAGCCACGGACAGGGCGTCGTCTGCATCGCACTCAGCTCTCCGGAAGGTGAAGCCCTGCTCGAGGCCCCGGCGCGGGCCCTGGAATCGTTCCTCAAGAGGACGGACGCCGCGGTGCCGCCCGGCACCGAACACCGGCATTTCGATCTCGACACGGAGCTCTCGCACATCCTGGCCGAGAGCTGAGCCAGGCGCAGTGCCGCACGGCGCCGTCCGTCTCGGGGAGACGGCGCCGCGCGGACAATCACATACAGGCTGCATCCGGCGCCGTCGTCGCGGAATCCACCGCGTGCGACGGCGCTGCTGCGCTGCGGGCACGAACCGCTAGAGTCGGCGCAATTCGGCGGGCACCGGCCCGCGGCAGGCCAGGGAGCGAATCGTGCTGATTCCCCACGACACCCGTACCGCCCTCGACGCCGTCGTCGATCTGGTGAACACCGCACCGGGAGACGGGCGCGAGGACGGACTTCCGGACGTCGAGGCACTCGGCGCGTTCGTGCGCAAACACCATGTGAGCGACGTGGGCGAGCTGGGGTCGCGTGACCTGAAGGCACTGCACGGTGTGCGCGGACGGTTCGCGGAGATCTTCGCCGCGTCCGACGGGCGCACCGCGGCACGCCTGATCAACGACCTGGTGGCCGCCGCGGGTACGACCCCGCAGCTCACCGACCACGACGGCTACGACTGGCACGTGCACTACTTCGCCCCGGGTGCCTCGGTCGCCGATCACCTGGCGGCCGACTGCGGGATGGCCCTCGCGTTCATCGTGGTCCAGGGCGAGCAGGAGCGGCTGCGCCGGTGCGAGGCGCCGGACTGCGGACGCGCCTTCGTCGACCTCTCCCGCAACCGCTCGCGCCGCTACTGCGACAGCCGCACGTGCGGGAACCGCCTGCACGTGGCCGCGTACCGGGCCCGCCGCCGGGAAGCCGCCGGCTGACCCGCGCCCGGGCCGGGGCACTGCACGAACAGCCGGGGTCACAGCACGAACAGGTCGTGCACGGCCGCCATGAGCAGCAGCACGCCGATCACGCCGAGGAAGATCATCAGGGGCGGCTGGGAGAGCGCGAACAGACAGCCGCGCGGCTCCTGGGTCGGTGCGGGGGCCTGCCCCCGGGAGGTATCGAGCATCTCGGGGAGATGATGACGCAGCACGCTGCGCCCTGAGCACGCAACACGCGCCGGAGACCGGGCAGTTCACCATATTTGGCAGTGGCGGACGCAGGGCGCGACGGTCTCGGGGACCAGGTCCGCAGGAGGAGCCGGACCGGGGCCGCGGACCGGTGCGCGGGCTCCGCGGGGCCGCCTACGGTGGGCGGCATGTCCGTCGACACAGCCTTCGATCCCGACCGCTACCTCGCCCGCATCGGCCTGGGCGGCGACCGCGCCCCGGACACCGCGGCGCTGCGGGAGGTGTG
It encodes the following:
- a CDS encoding SRPBCC family protein is translated as MDWCRYRFRSVWELPAAPEAVFRVLECAEEYPRWWPQVRDVIPVSAESGTARFRSFLPYELRVTVRARRRDPVARVLEIAMEGDLAGWSRWSLTPHGGGTRVLYEQEVEVRRPLMRRLALPCRPLFRANHALMMRGGRRGLAAYLEAV
- a CDS encoding CGNR zinc finger domain-containing protein, which codes for MLIPHDTRTALDAVVDLVNTAPGDGREDGLPDVEALGAFVRKHHVSDVGELGSRDLKALHGVRGRFAEIFAASDGRTAARLINDLVAAAGTTPQLTDHDGYDWHVHYFAPGASVADHLAADCGMALAFIVVQGEQERLRRCEAPDCGRAFVDLSRNRSRRYCDSRTCGNRLHVAAYRARRREAAG
- a CDS encoding SsgA family sporulation/cell division regulator — its product is MNTTVSCELHLRLVVSSESSLPVPAGLRYDTADPYAVHATFHTGAEETVEWVFARDLLAEGLHRPTGTGDVRVWPSRSHGQGVVCIALSSPEGEALLEAPARALESFLKRTDAAVPPGTEHRHFDLDTELSHILAES
- a CDS encoding SCO7613 C-terminal domain-containing membrane protein encodes the protein MTYLPPPAEELAVLDEELRRLDARRAQLLARRSWLLAALRGAGAVPTATWAGVRAPGTGTAPPMPAGAPPAGARQAPPAPAAETSGPGVQNLLLVLGGLLLAVAAIAFTLVSWGQMGIGGRSAVLGAVTAAALAAPAPLLRRGLRSTAEAVGVLALVLTVLDAYALHRVAFPGADGVLYAAVASTLLAALWSAHGLLLPRLSTPLPAAVLTAQLALPLWAVSDAPGTPDLAWALLATAALDVVAALRARPAAVRGIAGVAAAVTGGGALLTGLQRSVAADTPAEAVLPGVLLLAGAALALWWARRAPAVAVAASLVAGVSAVAAAGGAVRAAVPQGWGVLGYLLCGTVLLVVLRTGLPAGMRRGLAVAAVTAQTLAALSAAPLVMLSLVGPAALLTEVWAGAPSGARDALPPGWPLSSLWATPVVLAVLAGTAALAALRPRTLPLPAPSPEAAAGLRRAALCLAAGLGWAALLVVPAVVDAPYTLALGWQLAGALGLLAWAAQRPAPASPVPAVALAYSLTAAASTALLSLATRPATFTVLGVLTAALAAVALRAAGTVLQAVAAGAATVAATGLAGAAAAASGLPAHRAALILLVVPAAAAAVGARLGRRPVAVVVEAAAVPAALLAVLLAAGRPGPLSLVLGLCGVIAAATALRPERRPAAGHVAAVLLVLASWTRLLGWDVTSPEAYTLPVSVPALAVGALLRGRDPGASSWTAYGPGLTITLLPSLLWTWGDSHWLRPLLLGLAALAVTLAGAKWRLQAPLVLGGAVLAMVSLHELAPYVAQVVGALPRWAPPAVAGVLLLATGATYEQRLRDARRLRQGLGRMR
- a CDS encoding TIGR02611 family protein, translated to MHAESDERAETVAATVSGPATGDVTGPAVGPAPDDGEGERLLGSRAPHFIKRSRTLHISWQVGVFVVGLAVVGAGVAMLVLPGPGWVVIFGGMAIWATEFVWAQLVLRWTKRKVTEAAQRALDPKVRRRNIVLTTVGLVIVAVLCGVYLWKFGLVMPWSIDE